One Prolixibacteraceae bacterium DNA segment encodes these proteins:
- a CDS encoding TonB-dependent receptor, giving the protein MKKKQIFTLLLLFLSTITFAQKGVQGEIKDHSNGEALPFVTVKATQNQKIVAGVFTNDKGEFSLPLKKGTYNIIFSYIGYENDTIKNFTLTKKDGWKKISTVDLRVATHQIEDINIVAKTGTVRSNIEKKRYNTSDFETAKGGNAVDLLNKLPSIDLDADGNISVRGTTDFMVYINGKPTQMDPSTLLGQIAGDAIESVDVITIPTAKYDAQGKGGIINIQTKKGSQDGFSISANLLGGASTWANITDKYSGYDMDDARYGGGVNASYTKDKLSIYAGLFYNKKNVNGKRSGDARLLQNDGSYYHMVAQGERPEWYEYYTAQLGADYQLSEATTLSASYFYGNRNDGRSAFYVYDTFYADADKNNIEGVDRNEEWIYNPNTDNRYGQFHSTDLHLTHKFNNQNKLDIDLLYEYSALSRELDNRNYEFDYQNDQVGEKTDHFKQTDDTPLHAYRLSIDYEKEFDNNSQLTVGFQPQWMDITGSFSYDTLNVASQTWGDYSSLENGVDMTRNIYAFYADYRGDIGKFNYILGLRAEYMDQDMQIDNPDYFNIFDRPAASEYKVNQLNWFPSLHLSYHLNEKNSLSASASRRINRPALKDMAPFLYRRHFEVYVVGDPTLEPEYLNNIELQYGWKDSKIAINLTGFYRGTDNAVFRVNTVYEEENVLIRSYTNSGNTQSLGAELNTSFDLGTVGDLFLGGSLYHYTVQGDIFGYQEKNESTNWTLKGNLNLNLSKSFKWSSDFNVKSATVTAQGENEMFYQANTALVYNPIKHQQWSFSLRAIDILSSNITGLSTRAYNTQGEQIFYQDTEYTRNGPIVELRASYSLNKLFKKSKKESTIGKSQF; this is encoded by the coding sequence ATGAAGAAAAAGCAAATTTTTACACTTTTACTCTTATTTTTATCAACCATCACCTTTGCTCAAAAAGGGGTTCAAGGTGAGATCAAGGACCATAGCAATGGAGAAGCCCTTCCATTTGTAACGGTAAAAGCGACACAAAATCAGAAAATAGTGGCAGGGGTGTTCACCAATGACAAAGGAGAATTTTCCCTTCCGTTAAAAAAAGGGACATATAACATCATATTCTCTTATATTGGATATGAAAATGACACCATTAAAAACTTCACACTCACGAAAAAGGATGGTTGGAAAAAAATATCCACAGTCGATCTAAGAGTAGCAACACACCAGATTGAGGATATAAACATTGTTGCGAAGACGGGAACCGTAAGATCGAATATAGAGAAGAAAAGATACAACACCTCCGATTTCGAAACTGCAAAAGGAGGGAATGCAGTGGATCTACTGAATAAGCTACCTTCCATTGATCTTGATGCAGATGGAAACATTAGCGTTCGAGGAACCACCGATTTTATGGTGTATATCAATGGCAAACCAACCCAAATGGACCCGTCCACACTATTGGGACAGATTGCAGGAGATGCCATCGAATCAGTAGATGTAATCACCATTCCTACTGCCAAATACGATGCACAAGGTAAGGGTGGGATTATCAATATCCAGACAAAAAAAGGATCACAAGATGGTTTTTCTATCTCAGCCAATCTACTTGGAGGAGCCTCTACTTGGGCCAACATAACAGACAAGTATAGCGGTTACGACATGGATGATGCACGTTATGGTGGTGGTGTGAATGCCTCATATACCAAAGACAAACTATCCATCTATGCTGGACTTTTCTACAATAAAAAGAATGTCAATGGAAAGCGTTCAGGAGATGCTCGTCTCCTACAAAACGATGGATCCTATTACCATATGGTAGCCCAAGGGGAGCGTCCTGAATGGTACGAATACTATACAGCCCAACTAGGAGCAGACTATCAACTGTCAGAGGCAACTACCCTCTCTGCATCCTATTTTTATGGAAATAGAAATGATGGTAGATCCGCATTCTATGTGTACGATACTTTTTATGCCGATGCCGACAAAAACAATATCGAGGGAGTAGATCGCAACGAAGAGTGGATATACAATCCAAACACCGACAATCGCTACGGTCAGTTCCATTCAACCGACCTTCATTTGACTCACAAATTCAACAACCAAAACAAGTTAGACATCGATCTACTATATGAGTACTCAGCATTAAGCAGAGAGCTAGACAATAGAAACTATGAGTTTGACTATCAGAATGACCAAGTAGGCGAAAAAACGGATCATTTCAAACAGACGGACGACACCCCACTTCATGCCTATCGATTAAGCATCGATTACGAAAAAGAGTTTGACAACAATAGCCAATTGACCGTAGGATTTCAACCACAATGGATGGATATCACTGGTAGCTTTAGTTACGACACACTAAACGTAGCCTCACAAACATGGGGAGACTATAGCTCCCTTGAAAATGGGGTCGACATGACACGTAACATCTATGCATTCTATGCCGACTACCGAGGAGATATTGGGAAATTTAACTATATCTTAGGACTTCGAGCAGAGTATATGGATCAAGATATGCAGATCGACAATCCAGACTATTTCAACATATTCGACCGTCCTGCAGCATCAGAATACAAAGTAAATCAACTCAATTGGTTTCCTTCGCTTCACTTAAGTTATCATTTAAACGAAAAGAATAGCCTTTCAGCCTCTGCGAGCCGTCGTATCAACCGTCCTGCACTAAAAGATATGGCCCCATTTCTATACAGAAGACACTTCGAAGTGTATGTGGTAGGAGATCCGACCTTAGAACCAGAATATCTAAACAACATCGAACTTCAATATGGATGGAAAGACTCTAAAATCGCTATTAATTTAACAGGTTTCTATCGTGGAACAGACAATGCGGTTTTTCGTGTCAACACCGTATATGAAGAAGAAAACGTTCTAATCAGAAGTTATACCAACTCTGGAAATACGCAGTCTTTGGGAGCAGAACTAAACACTAGCTTTGACCTAGGAACTGTAGGAGATCTATTCCTTGGAGGATCGCTATATCACTACACCGTACAGGGAGATATCTTTGGATACCAGGAGAAAAATGAAAGCACCAACTGGACGCTTAAAGGGAACTTAAACCTGAATCTATCTAAAAGCTTCAAGTGGAGTAGTGATTTCAATGTCAAGTCGGCAACCGTGACAGCCCAAGGAGAGAACGAAATGTTCTATCAAGCAAATACAGCATTGGTATACAATCCAATAAAACACCAACAGTGGAGCTTTTCACTTCGTGCCATAGACATACTTAGCTCTAACATTACAGGCCTAAGCACTAGAGCATATAACACCCAAGGAGAGCAGATCTTCTACCAAGACACAGAATACACTCGCAATGGACCAATCGTTGAACTAAGAGCATCCTATAGCCTAAACAAGCTATTTAAAAAGAGTAAAAAGGAGAGTACAATTGGTAAAAGCCAATTCTAA
- a CDS encoding patatin family protein: protein MKNSKTALVLEGGGSRGMYTAGILELFLEHNIYLDATYAISSGALYGISYISKQPGRNIEVNSYCGDSRYCGVKHLIKSKSYISWDFLLSELPFNLLPLDFKTIEQSPNFFVGTSNCITGKADFYKINDLKPKEVATLLQASGSLPVISPMVDYNNNNYLDGGLADSIPF, encoded by the coding sequence ATGAAAAATAGCAAAACGGCATTAGTTCTCGAGGGAGGGGGTTCTCGTGGCATGTATACCGCAGGAATACTAGAGCTTTTCCTCGAACATAACATCTATCTCGATGCGACCTATGCCATATCATCAGGAGCATTATACGGGATTTCATATATTTCAAAACAACCAGGACGTAATATAGAGGTAAATAGTTATTGTGGCGATTCACGTTATTGTGGAGTCAAGCACCTCATCAAGTCAAAATCTTATATATCATGGGACTTTCTTCTAAGTGAGCTACCTTTCAATCTACTTCCGTTAGACTTCAAAACAATTGAACAGTCACCTAATTTCTTCGTTGGAACAAGCAATTGCATCACGGGCAAAGCAGATTTTTACAAAATAAACGATCTAAAGCCAAAAGAGGTTGCCACCCTACTCCAAGCAAGTGGATCCCTTCCAGTTATTTCCCCAATGGTAGATTACAACAACAATAATTATTTAGATGGGGGGTTGGCTGATTCTATTCCTTTTTAA
- the hemH gene encoding ferrochelatase, producing the protein MRKKRVGVILINLGTPASCDTRDIRRYLKEFLMDERVIDIPGWKRWLLVNGIIAPFRAPKVRHEYLKLETPEGLPLRVISKLLEKKVQNRFEHSSIHIELAMRYGSPSIKKQLESLKNKSVEKVIIFPLFPQYASATNGTAIAKAFEEIKKWPVIPELATIPYFHDHPTFIKAISRQLDEDIKKEVPDHILFSFHGLPQRQINALGGYCSSCEGVRECKTHNPYCYKSACYHTAHQIAQTLNLTRDQYTIAFQSRLGKTPWIQPYTDDTIHQLAKKGIKRLHVIAPSFVTDCLETTIEIGEQYHQLFLDLGGEKFSLSNSLNDTDEWVNTITEMIQSKI; encoded by the coding sequence ATGAGAAAAAAGAGAGTCGGAGTAATACTGATAAATCTAGGAACACCAGCATCTTGCGATACTCGGGATATTCGTAGATACCTCAAAGAGTTTCTCATGGATGAGCGCGTTATAGATATTCCAGGTTGGAAAAGATGGTTGCTTGTAAATGGAATAATTGCTCCATTTAGAGCACCCAAAGTGCGACATGAATATTTGAAATTAGAAACACCTGAAGGATTACCCTTAAGGGTGATTAGTAAACTTCTAGAGAAAAAAGTCCAAAATAGATTTGAACACTCCTCTATCCATATTGAACTTGCCATGCGCTATGGTTCACCATCTATCAAGAAACAGTTAGAGTCTCTAAAAAACAAGTCTGTTGAGAAAGTGATTATCTTTCCACTATTTCCTCAGTATGCCTCTGCAACCAATGGCACTGCCATTGCCAAAGCCTTTGAGGAGATAAAAAAATGGCCTGTCATTCCGGAACTAGCAACAATACCATATTTTCACGATCACCCTACATTTATAAAGGCCATTAGTAGACAATTAGACGAAGATATAAAGAAGGAGGTACCAGATCATATATTATTTAGTTTTCATGGATTACCTCAACGTCAAATCAATGCATTAGGCGGATATTGTAGTTCTTGTGAAGGAGTTAGAGAGTGCAAAACACATAATCCATATTGTTATAAATCGGCATGTTATCACACGGCACATCAAATTGCTCAAACGCTCAATTTAACTAGAGATCAATACACTATTGCATTTCAAAGCAGATTAGGAAAGACTCCTTGGATCCAACCATATACCGATGATACAATACACCAATTAGCAAAGAAAGGGATCAAGAGATTACATGTGATAGCACCCTCTTTTGTAACAGATTGCCTAGAGACTACCATTGAAATTGGAGAACAGTATCACCAGTTATTTTTAGATCTTGGAGGAGAAAAATTCTCTCTTTCAAACAGCCTAAACGATACAGACGAGTGGGTGAATACAATTACTGAAATGATACAATCAAAGATATAA
- the kdsA gene encoding 3-deoxy-8-phosphooctulonate synthase, translating into MIEQVPKIKHTDSGNFFLLAGPCAVESEALAMHVAEKMVEITNKLRIPYVFKGSFKKANRSRLDSFTGIGDEKALKILRKVSETFDIPTVTDIHTEADAEKAAAYVDILQIPAFLCRQTDLLVAAAKTGKVVNIKKGQFLAAGSMKFAVEKVREMNNPNVMLTERGNMFGYQDMVIDYRGIPEMQENNCPVVLDITHSLQQPNQASGVTGGKPQLIETVAKAGIAVGCDGLFIETHPDPANALSDGANMLHLEKMEAMLTKLVRLHEVTRTF; encoded by the coding sequence ATGATTGAACAAGTCCCTAAAATAAAGCATACCGATTCAGGAAATTTTTTCCTGTTGGCTGGACCTTGTGCTGTAGAGAGCGAAGCGTTGGCAATGCATGTGGCAGAAAAGATGGTGGAGATCACCAATAAACTACGCATTCCGTATGTTTTTAAAGGCTCTTTTAAGAAGGCGAATCGTTCGAGATTGGATAGTTTTACTGGTATTGGGGATGAGAAGGCCTTGAAGATTCTTCGTAAGGTGAGTGAGACATTTGATATTCCTACTGTTACCGATATTCATACCGAAGCCGATGCTGAAAAGGCTGCTGCTTATGTGGATATCCTTCAGATTCCTGCTTTCTTATGTCGTCAAACCGACCTTTTGGTTGCTGCGGCGAAGACAGGCAAGGTGGTCAATATCAAGAAGGGGCAATTCTTGGCTGCTGGCTCTATGAAGTTTGCAGTGGAGAAAGTGCGTGAGATGAATAACCCAAATGTGATGCTTACGGAGCGTGGTAATATGTTTGGGTATCAAGATATGGTGATCGATTATCGTGGAATCCCTGAAATGCAGGAGAATAACTGTCCTGTAGTTTTGGATATTACCCATTCGCTACAACAACCAAACCAAGCAAGTGGTGTCACTGGTGGAAAACCTCAGTTGATCGAAACGGTTGCCAAAGCAGGTATTGCTGTGGGATGTGATGGTCTATTTATCGAGACCCACCCAGATCCAGCCAATGCACTTTCAGATGGTGCGAATATGCTTCACTTAGAGAAGATGGAAGCGATGTTAACTAAGCTGGTACGACTACACGAAGTGACTCGTACTTTTTAG
- a CDS encoding helix-turn-helix transcriptional regulator — MIDRKNKLPAKTPFKIAPFRKHIRKTKAHIHHGYLEIVFLHSAKGTHTIDEQAYPTTQPSIFVITYGQVHHWDILTEPSGFVILIQKDFLDLCQDPQLESLTQNITEHDCIPLSYNETIHQLFSILYQERNSLNTHFRDHILKALYTKVLEHAPTHKTANPNRQDYHHFFLLVNKHHKKEKKVQFYAFMMNTTPQNLNAICRKAVGFTASQIIADVTIKEAKRQIKYTQHSVSEIAYNLNFKDPSHFVKYFKRYTQTTPNEFRNKS, encoded by the coding sequence ATGATCGATAGAAAAAATAAACTTCCAGCAAAAACTCCGTTTAAAATTGCACCATTTCGTAAGCATATACGCAAGACCAAAGCCCATATCCATCATGGATATTTGGAAATAGTCTTTCTTCATAGTGCCAAAGGAACCCATACTATTGACGAACAGGCCTACCCTACAACCCAACCTTCTATCTTTGTAATAACTTATGGGCAAGTACACCATTGGGACATTTTGACCGAGCCTTCAGGCTTTGTCATTCTTATACAAAAAGACTTTCTAGACCTCTGTCAAGATCCCCAACTAGAATCATTAACACAAAATATAACAGAGCACGACTGCATCCCTCTCTCTTATAATGAGACAATACATCAACTATTCTCTATTCTTTATCAAGAACGGAATTCTTTAAACACCCATTTCAGAGATCATATCCTAAAAGCATTGTATACCAAAGTATTAGAACATGCTCCGACACACAAAACAGCAAACCCTAATAGACAGGATTATCACCATTTCTTTCTGCTTGTGAACAAGCATCATAAAAAGGAGAAGAAGGTCCAATTCTATGCATTCATGATGAATACTACCCCACAAAACCTGAATGCCATTTGTAGAAAAGCAGTGGGATTTACGGCCTCTCAAATCATCGCCGACGTGACAATCAAAGAAGCCAAACGACAAATAAAATACACGCAACACTCTGTATCAGAGATTGCATATAACCTAAACTTTAAAGATCCCTCACACTTTGTGAAATACTTTAAAAGATATACCCAAACTACTCCCAACGAGTTCCGAAACAAGAGTTAA
- the crcB gene encoding fluoride efflux transporter CrcB has translation MGQNLFYIALGGSLGSICRFLIAYLFRRIDFSFPLGTLIANLLGCLLIGVFYTMIKESHFLSQEIRYIGIIGFCGSFTTFSSFVYENLVMIEKGQLWTFAAYALVSFILGLGSIVIGVKA, from the coding sequence ATGGGACAGAACTTGTTTTATATTGCTTTAGGTGGTTCTTTAGGAAGTATTTGTAGATTCTTAATTGCATACCTGTTTAGACGAATCGATTTTTCATTCCCTTTAGGGACATTAATTGCGAATCTACTAGGATGTTTGCTTATTGGCGTTTTTTATACGATGATTAAAGAGAGTCACTTTCTTTCTCAGGAAATTCGATATATTGGGATTATCGGTTTCTGTGGTAGTTTCACCACATTCTCATCTTTTGTATATGAAAACTTAGTAATGATTGAAAAAGGGCAGTTATGGACTTTTGCTGCTTATGCTTTGGTGAGTTTCATTCTAGGGTTAGGAAGTATTGTTATTGGTGTTAAAGCATAA
- a CDS encoding SDR family NAD(P)-dependent oxidoreductase: MDDDYYRFEDIDKLERKIALVTGANSGIGLEVTKKLISKGVTVIMACRNLTSATEAKEELLEEFPSGKIEILSLNLSSIDSIYQFSSNVEKRYDRIDFLINNAGIMIPPFQVVYDDVESQLGVNYLSHFLLTHLLFPLIENAPEGRIVQLSSIAHKRGDCHWNQYNRPNKYDAIKAYGQSKLACLVFAYELQRRLTQKRSHVKSFAAHPGVSSTNLFNHIGGVRKLFLLLFGHFIFQDAERGAEPILRAILDSYIAPGSYLGPKNFREFRGAPVVVDSSKRSKEAKAALDLWRWSEEKLGIKFFA, from the coding sequence ATGGACGACGATTATTATAGGTTTGAAGATATCGATAAACTAGAAAGAAAGATAGCTTTAGTGACTGGTGCAAATTCGGGGATTGGCTTAGAAGTGACTAAAAAGCTAATTTCAAAGGGGGTGACAGTAATTATGGCTTGCCGTAATTTAACTAGTGCTACTGAGGCCAAAGAGGAGTTGCTTGAGGAATTTCCTTCTGGTAAAATTGAAATTCTTTCTTTAAATCTATCTTCAATAGATTCAATTTATCAGTTTTCTTCTAATGTTGAAAAACGATATGATCGTATTGATTTTTTGATTAATAATGCAGGAATTATGATTCCTCCTTTTCAAGTTGTTTACGATGATGTTGAGTCTCAATTAGGTGTTAATTATTTATCTCACTTTTTATTGACTCATCTTCTATTCCCATTAATAGAGAATGCTCCAGAAGGGCGTATTGTACAGTTGAGTAGTATTGCTCATAAAAGAGGAGATTGTCATTGGAATCAATATAATCGCCCAAATAAATATGACGCAATAAAAGCATACGGTCAAAGCAAATTGGCTTGCCTTGTGTTTGCGTATGAGTTGCAGAGGAGGTTGACACAAAAAAGAAGTCATGTGAAATCTTTTGCTGCACACCCTGGTGTTTCTTCTACGAATCTGTTTAATCATATAGGGGGAGTAAGAAAGCTTTTTTTATTACTGTTTGGCCACTTTATTTTCCAAGATGCAGAAAGAGGAGCCGAGCCTATTTTAAGAGCAATCTTGGACTCATACATTGCTCCTGGATCATACCTTGGTCCTAAAAACTTTAGAGAATTTAGAGGAGCGCCTGTTGTTGTCGACTCTTCCAAAAGATCAAAAGAAGCTAAAGCCGCTCTAGATTTATGGCGTTGGAGTGAAGAGAAGCTTGGTATAAAGTTCTTTGCCTAG
- a CDS encoding helix-turn-helix transcriptional regulator has product MAINLFDFPNKDIQVCRISHDNGYDFSKIHRHDYYEIFLFEKGCGGSQIVDFEEYLVCDRSLFVIAPNQAHLLTRKQMEDGWIIQFSRSSFEKCLPLLPRSIGLKLKCCDHKVLEVAQFNSLIRRIEELVGLLEESDGMMSGKIGLYFSFLIYDFYDKFDSGEDIRMSTLTERFISFVEQDFRSERAIGYYASKLCVSAPTLTKQLKRDVSMTPLEVIHDVLLIEIKLLMKEKLSHKEISHLLHFDSQSSYSRFVMKMTGCKPSDLNKCL; this is encoded by the coding sequence ATGGCAATTAACCTTTTTGACTTTCCAAACAAAGACATTCAAGTTTGTCGTATTTCTCATGACAATGGCTATGATTTTTCAAAAATACATCGTCACGACTATTATGAGATATTCCTTTTTGAAAAGGGATGTGGTGGTAGTCAAATAGTAGATTTTGAGGAGTATCTTGTTTGTGATCGCTCGTTATTTGTAATTGCTCCGAATCAAGCTCATCTATTAACGCGTAAGCAAATGGAGGATGGTTGGATAATCCAGTTCTCTAGATCTAGTTTTGAAAAGTGTCTTCCTTTGCTTCCTCGCTCCATCGGTTTAAAATTGAAGTGTTGTGATCATAAAGTACTAGAGGTTGCGCAGTTTAATTCTTTGATTCGTCGTATAGAAGAGCTTGTAGGTTTGCTTGAAGAATCTGACGGCATGATGAGTGGAAAGATTGGCTTATATTTCTCTTTTCTTATATATGATTTTTACGATAAGTTTGATAGTGGAGAAGATATACGTATGTCGACTTTAACGGAACGATTTATTTCGTTCGTGGAACAAGATTTTCGGTCTGAGAGAGCGATTGGTTACTATGCAAGCAAACTGTGTGTTTCTGCTCCTACCTTAACAAAGCAACTGAAACGTGATGTTTCGATGACTCCCCTTGAAGTGATTCATGACGTTTTACTGATTGAGATAAAATTATTAATGAAGGAAAAATTGTCTCATAAAGAGATTAGTCATTTGTTACATTTTGATAGTCAGAGTTCCTACTCCCGTTTTGTTATGAAAATGACAGGTTGTAAGCCATCGGATCTAAATAAGTGTTTGTAA
- a CDS encoding ISL3 family transposase, translating to MKHIAIDEFAVRKGHVYMTCVYDLDKGVVLHVGKGKGSESLVPFWKRIKINKVQRESVAIDMSAAYILSVKTNAPKATMVFDHFHIIKKLNETISKIRRDLYNKEKDKVIKKSLKGSRWLLLNNSENLNLQKGEDSRLEKVLETNTTLFYAYYLKEELRELWNQDNIRDASKLLKQWIEEANETEISQLKKMVELLTKHKTGILNWYKCNISTGPLEGINNKIKTLKRQAYGYRDLDFFMLKIKAMHQDIYAKYG from the coding sequence GTGAAACATATTGCTATCGATGAATTCGCAGTGAGGAAGGGACATGTATACATGACTTGTGTATATGACTTAGATAAAGGAGTCGTTTTGCATGTAGGAAAAGGTAAAGGTTCCGAATCATTGGTTCCATTTTGGAAACGAATAAAGATCAATAAAGTCCAAAGAGAATCTGTTGCTATTGATATGTCAGCTGCCTATATCCTTTCAGTAAAGACCAATGCACCTAAAGCTACTATGGTATTTGACCATTTCCATATAATAAAGAAACTAAATGAGACTATAAGTAAAATTAGAAGAGATCTTTACAACAAAGAGAAGGATAAGGTTATCAAGAAAAGTTTAAAAGGAAGTCGTTGGCTATTGTTAAATAATTCAGAGAATCTCAACCTTCAGAAAGGGGAAGACTCAAGACTTGAAAAAGTATTAGAAACGAATACCACCTTGTTTTACGCATATTATTTGAAAGAAGAATTAAGGGAATTATGGAATCAAGATAATATTAGAGACGCTTCAAAATTACTTAAACAATGGATAGAAGAGGCAAATGAGACTGAAATCTCTCAGCTTAAGAAAATGGTAGAACTATTGACCAAACACAAAACAGGAATTCTAAATTGGTATAAGTGCAATATCTCCACGGGGCCTTTAGAAGGAATAAATAACAAGATTAAAACCTTAAAAAGACAAGCATATGGCTATCGTGACTTAGATTTTTTTATGTTAAAAATAAAAGCAATGCATCAAGATATATACGCAAAATATGGATGA
- a CDS encoding DUF805 domain-containing protein, which yields MKEFIYCFKNYAQFNGRAGRREYWMFILFNMIVSFLISFINPILGYIYSVAVIIPGLAVSVRRLHDLGKSGWFYLLCLIPIVGWIILIVWFATKGEEGENQYGESAPIIE from the coding sequence ATGAAAGAATTTATTTATTGCTTTAAGAATTATGCTCAATTTAATGGACGTGCAGGACGTAGAGAATATTGGATGTTCATTTTGTTTAACATGATTGTATCCTTCCTTATTAGTTTTATTAATCCAATTTTGGGATATATATATTCCGTTGCTGTGATCATCCCAGGTTTAGCTGTTTCGGTGAGACGTCTTCATGATTTAGGAAAGAGTGGATGGTTTTATCTACTTTGCTTAATTCCTATTGTTGGATGGATCATTCTGATCGTATGGTTTGCTACTAAAGGAGAAGAGGGTGAGAATCAGTATGGTGAGTCAGCTCCAATTATTGAATAG